From Anomalospiza imberbis isolate Cuckoo-Finch-1a 21T00152 chromosome 6, ASM3175350v1, whole genome shotgun sequence, one genomic window encodes:
- the GNG2 gene encoding guanine nucleotide-binding protein G(I)/G(S)/G(O) subunit gamma-2, with amino-acid sequence MASNNTASIAQARKLVEQLKMEANIDRIKVSKAAADLMAYCEAHAKEDPLLTPVPASENPFREKKFFCVIL; translated from the exons ATGGCTAGCAACAACACTGCTAGCATAGCACAGGCCCGCAAGCTGGTGGAGCAGCTGAAGATGGAGGCCAACATCGACAGGATAAAG GTgtccaaagcagcagcagaccTGATGGCGTACTGCGAAGCCCACGCCAAGGAGGACCCTCTATTGACCCCCGTCCCGGCCTCAGAAAACCCCTTCAGAGAGAAGAAGTTCTTCTGCGTGATCCTGTAA